In the Aulosira sp. FACHB-615 genome, one interval contains:
- a CDS encoding diacylglycerol/polyprenol kinase family protein: MTNSDLIGLAASYTYAISLLALGEGLRKFFGIQPDLTRKVIHISAGMWIFGVLLLFKHWQIGIIPFATFIGVNYLLYRYRLIGAMDTEDSSPGTVYFAISVTLLFGLFWRPDNSVDHVPIAVAGIMAMTWGDALAALIGKSFGQHKYQIGSSVRSWEGSLAMFLASTTAIFLVLMFLPGSFLSPLAVPLSVSKALLTALISASFATFVEAISPHGTDNLSVPLVTAGVIWALMQISV, from the coding sequence ATGACCAACTCTGATCTGATTGGACTAGCTGCTTCTTACACCTACGCTATAAGTTTATTAGCCCTTGGTGAAGGACTGCGAAAATTTTTTGGTATTCAGCCAGACTTAACTCGCAAAGTTATCCACATCAGCGCCGGAATGTGGATTTTTGGTGTGTTGCTGCTGTTTAAACATTGGCAAATTGGGATTATTCCCTTCGCTACCTTTATCGGTGTTAACTATCTGCTTTACCGTTATCGACTTATCGGTGCAATGGATACTGAAGATAGTTCTCCAGGGACAGTTTATTTTGCAATTTCAGTCACGCTACTTTTTGGGTTATTCTGGCGACCAGATAATTCAGTTGATCATGTCCCCATTGCTGTGGCTGGAATTATGGCTATGACTTGGGGAGACGCTTTAGCTGCATTAATTGGTAAAAGTTTTGGACAACACAAATACCAAATCGGTTCATCTGTACGTTCTTGGGAAGGTTCACTGGCGATGTTTTTAGCCAGCACAACAGCAATATTTTTGGTACTGATGTTTTTACCTGGTTCTTTTCTGAGTCCTTTAGCTGTACCTTTGAGTGTGAGCAAAGCTTTGTTAACAGCGTTAATTAGTGCGAGTTTCGCAACTTTTGTTGAAGCCATATCACCCCACGGTACAGATAACCTCAGTGTGCCACTAGTTACCGCAGGTGTAATTTGGGCATTGATGCAGATTTCAGTATAG
- a CDS encoding class I SAM-dependent methyltransferase, producing the protein MTLRPNQRQKLDDTDDRLFYAYPRFVTHVDDGFIQQLTDLYRDRLKPNTRIIDMMSSWVSHLPEEIEFAHIEGHGLNAEELARNPRLNHYFVQNLNDNPQLPLQDQDFDAVLICVSVQYLQYPEAVFSEIHRILKPGGIAIISFSNRMFFQKAIQAWRDASEAARVELVKHYFTSVPGFTTPEVIVRQSTMPYFLQLMSIGAGDPFYAVIAHRNSNS; encoded by the coding sequence ATGACACTTAGACCAAATCAACGCCAAAAATTAGATGATACGGATGATCGGTTATTTTATGCCTATCCTCGCTTCGTCACTCATGTTGATGATGGGTTTATTCAGCAGCTAACAGATTTGTACCGCGATCGCCTCAAACCCAACACTCGCATCATTGATATGATGAGCAGTTGGGTATCTCATTTACCAGAAGAGATAGAGTTTGCCCATATTGAAGGACATGGACTCAACGCTGAAGAACTAGCACGCAATCCGCGCCTAAATCATTACTTTGTCCAAAATCTCAACGACAATCCGCAGCTACCCCTACAAGATCAAGATTTTGATGCTGTGCTGATTTGCGTTTCTGTGCAGTATCTACAATATCCCGAAGCCGTCTTTTCCGAAATTCATCGCATTCTCAAACCTGGTGGTATTGCGATTATTAGCTTTTCTAACCGGATGTTTTTTCAAAAAGCCATTCAAGCTTGGCGTGATGCTTCCGAAGCCGCCAGAGTCGAATTAGTCAAGCACTATTTCACCTCAGTACCGGGATTTACCACTCCAGAAGTGATTGTTCGCCAGTCAACTATGCCCTATTTTTTACAGTTGATGAGTATTGGTGCGGGAGATCCTTTTTATGCTGTGATTGCTCATCGCAATTCCAACTCATAA
- a CDS encoding chlorophyll a/b-binding protein translates to MRTNGSIVDDQGKMNNFAVEPKIYVDEQGDRTGFKPYSELLNGRLAMIGFISLIALEVFTGHGVFGLLSSL, encoded by the coding sequence ATGCGTACCAACGGTTCTATTGTTGATGATCAGGGCAAGATGAATAACTTTGCGGTTGAGCCAAAAATTTATGTAGATGAGCAAGGCGATCGCACTGGCTTTAAACCATATTCAGAACTTCTCAATGGTCGTTTAGCTATGATTGGTTTTATCTCACTGATAGCATTAGAAGTATTTACTGGACATGGCGTTTTTGGGCTTTTATCCAGTCTGTAA